The nucleotide sequence AAAAAGACCTCCGTGAAGTTGTGTGTGTCATAACGAATTCGTTCATAGTTCAGGAGATACTAGATACTTTACTCTTTTGATCTTTTTGATGAAAATTCTGATTCGATGGTTGGAATATTGTATAGATATGCATCAATAATAGCTATAGAGAGCACATCAAAGTTAGATGATGAACAATGGCTTGCTTATTGgattttatattcttttcttaCACTTTTGGAGATGCTATTTCAACCCATCCTAAATTGGTAATTAaaatctctctcattttttttgttaatttttcttttttaggaaaATGCAATTTAAgagaataattattattttttttgtttattttcctgatatatatttttttatgttattattagGATACCAATATGGTATGATGTGAAGTTGATTATTGTGGCATGGCTAGTTTTGCCTCAATTTAGAGGAGCAACTTTTatatatgaaacttatgttagagaaaaaataattaagaattatgGAGATGATCATGGCAaggcaaaaaagaaaaatgttcacTTTATGACTCCAACAAAGATCAAGGtgagtaaataaataagcaaatttTGAGTATGttctttttttcataattaatgtctaattagcaaaaaaaaaaaaaaaaaactaggggAAAAAGGTTTAAAATATACTTTGGCGAAATTTGATGTAACGCGCTTCAACTTTCCTGGGTTTCTATGATTCCGGCCTCgactatttattattatatttttgtgtcaTATATTTGCCTAGCTGAACCACGGCGTTAATACGCGCACACTGAGCGTTTAAGGGAATGAAGTGTCCAGATAGATAAATATATGTTATAGAAATACGGTAATTAATAGTCGAGGGGGTCATAAAACCCCTGCAAAATTGAGatgtgttacaacaaatttcgccAAGGTTTAGAtatatttttgattctttttctcaaaatttaaagTCCAACTATTTAATCAGTATAATTTACACAATATATTTTGTTGGTTAATcaggaagaagatgaagattaTTAAAGGAGAATACAAGAAATGCTACTTTACAAACCATTACTCAATGCACAAGTTGAGTTAATCCTAATCTAGTAGCTTTGATCGAGGCAGAttcagaatttgaaatttatgaatcGTGAAATTTATTATTCGTATATATTCGGTGAATTTCTCAGCAAATATATAAAGTTTGGTGGTTCTTGTTGATTCACACGAAATTTCACGTGCCCCATTAGCCATTTAAGATGTAACATTTGGACTATCACTCTTACCTACACGATGCTTGTATTACTCTCTCGCAAACCTTTTTCATGTCATtgtactttaaaatttttatttttattttttatttgatgtttgATATCTTTGATGTGaccttaattattttaaattcacaCCGcgtaaaatttattaaaaaaataatttaaacaaatctCTAGTGTTTgctttatttctctaattttgaggAATTTACAAATCAAAAATTGTTGTTAAACAAGGGTGCCACAGCAAACACAAAGCTCTCGTTCCCCAATACTATTGTTTGTGAATGGAAACAATTTTAGCTTTCTAAAAATAGTGGCGAAATCAAGAtttttatttagataaattaaaatataaatttaaaaattaattaattaaaaaattagatgagaaaaaagagaaaagcatctaatattttttgaattatgattaaATTTATTATG is from Capsicum annuum cultivar UCD-10X-F1 chromosome 5, UCD10Xv1.1, whole genome shotgun sequence and encodes:
- the LOC107854061 gene encoding HVA22-like protein e isoform X1 translates to MGHMWTLITHLRSVAGPVMMLIYPLYASIIAIESTSKLDDEQWLAYWILYSFLTLLEMLFQPILNWIPIWYDVKLIIVAWLVLPQFRGATFIYETYVREKIIKNYGDDHGKAKKKNVHFMTPTKIKEEDEDY
- the LOC107854061 gene encoding HVA22-like protein e isoform X2, which encodes MGHMWTLITHLRSVAGYASIIAIESTSKLDDEQWLAYWILYSFLTLLEMLFQPILNWIPIWYDVKLIIVAWLVLPQFRGATFIYETYVREKIIKNYGDDHGKAKKKNVHFMTPTKIKEEDEDY